A window from Culex pipiens pallens isolate TS chromosome 3, TS_CPP_V2, whole genome shotgun sequence encodes these proteins:
- the LOC120430640 gene encoding dolichyl-diphosphooligosaccharide--protein glycosyltransferase subunit 4 — MISDVQLAVFCNVLGVFLFLLVVGFHYINANMGRSTGSLKHK, encoded by the exons atgattTCTGACGTTCAACTTGCCGTATTCTGCAATGTTTTGGGAGTTTTCCTATTTCTTTTGGTAGTTGGATTTCACTACATAAATGCCAATATGGGAAG GAGTACGGGATCGCTAAAGCACAAATAA
- the LOC120430641 gene encoding uncharacterized protein LOC120430641 has translation MEAQTQTNETNNAATSAVTAAVAVKLPEFWKNDPRMWFAQAEAQFALAGVVQDETKYYHIISKLDQTVIIQVADIVTEPPRENKYPAVKGRLISRYEVSAQGKLEQLLNSCDLGDMRPSHLLARMLELAAGLNVNESVLRVLFIQRMPERVKTILSICDGNTLQQLANMADKITDFSPSVVAATSSAAVPGLSDLQDQIAQLTAEVRRMKTSDGRSRSSSRSRQSGAPADSVCWYHRKYGRNAQQCREPCVFKDSKN, from the coding sequence ATGGAAGCGCAAACACAGACAAACGAGACAAACAATGCTGCCACCTCGGCTGTCACCGCGGCAGTTGCAGTGAAGCTTCCAGAATTTTGGAAGAACGACCCAAGGATGTGGTTTGCTCAAGCAGAAGCACAGTTTGCTCTCGCGGGTGTGGTACAGGACGAAACAAAATACTACCACATCATCAGCAAGCTCGACCAGACTGTCATTATCCAAGTGGCCGACATCGTGACAGAACCCCCGAGAGAAAACAAATACCCAGCAGTGAAGGGACGGCTGATCTCACGCTACGAAGTTTCGGCCCAAGGAAAGTTGGAGCAGCTGCTGAACTCTTGCGACCTCGGGGACATGCGGCCATCTCATCTCTTGGCCCGTATGCTGGAACTCGCAGCTGGTTTGAACGTGAACGAAAGTGTGCTGCGGGTGCTGTTTATCCAGCGAATGCCAGAACGCGTCAAGACAATCCTGTCGATTTGCGATGGAAACACGCTGCAGCAACTGGCAAACATGGCAGATAAAATCACCGATTTTTCACCGTCTGTCGTTGCCGCCACATCTTCCGCAGCTGTACCCGGGCTTAGCGATCTCCAGGACCAAATCGCTCAGCTTACTGCTGAGGTACGTCGGATGAAGACTTCTGACGGACGCAGCCGATCTTCTTCCCGAAGCCGTCAGTCTGGTGCCCCGGCGGACAGCGTTTGCTGGTACCACAGGAAGTACGGACGTAACGCACAGCAGTGCCGTGAACCGTGCGTCTTCAAGGACTCAAAAAACTAG
- the LOC120431061 gene encoding uncharacterized protein LOC120431061 isoform X2 produces MSSSSKGKSSGGLRILWIPGRKKHNRKGVYNPTKSGIPQYQANQQRKTEPWSLGGTMNHTKIINADLHDNLDVGMATASGAMSLAAMASNSKTIVTTMPEGECSGASSSTVDPATATAETASCSGERIELVVLNDLNGDINKRDIPTGNQFDQLELIDECDEKDRNYSNAESSSSLLSSKDNDSHRQMDDYMHNSATLAIGEARRRRRRNSYNNSKKNSCENLDSIDHLNDQNESDVDDAGDSVDAVKINGARSANEPRLDTFRAQQKKGKNKKKDKKKTVPDEELRNKDDKLVTCLYYSLVCWDCSIS; encoded by the exons ATGTCTTCTTCGTCCAAGGGTAAATCTTCGGGCGGTCTGCGGATTCTGTGGATTCCGGGCAGAAAGAAGCACAATCGCAAGGGCGTTTACAACCCAACCAAGAGTGGCATCCCGCAGTACCAGGCCAATCAGCAACGTAAAACGGAACCCTGGTCGCTGGGAGGAACCATGAACCACACCAAGATTATCAACGC GGATCTGCACGACAACTTGGACGTGGGCATGGCTACAGCTTCCGGAGCGATGAGCCTTGCCGCGATGGCCTCCAACAGTAAAACGATAGTGACCACCATGCCGGAGGGGGAATGCAGTGGTGCCAGCAGCTCGACAGTCGATCCAGCTACGGCAACGGCAGAAACGGCTTCCTGTAGTGGCGAGAGAATCGAGCTCGTCGTACTCAACGATCTGAACGGTGATATAAATAAG CGAGACATTCCAACGGGCAACCAGTTCGACCAGCTGGAGCTGATAGACGAGTGCGACGAAAAGGATCGAAACTATTCAAACGCGGAATCGTCCTCTTCGCTGCTGTCCTCCAAGGACAACGATAGCCACAGACAAATGGACGACTACATGCACAACTCGGCCACGCTGGCAATCGGAGAAGCTCGTCGGCGGCGGCGTCGCAACAGTTACAACAATTCCAAGAAAAATAGCTGTGAGAACCTCGATTCGATAGACCATTTGAACGATCAAAACGAGAGCGACGTGGACGATGCCGGAGATTCGGTTGACGCGGTCAAAATCAACGGTGCACGATCGGCTAACGAGCCCCGACTGGACACGTTCCGGGCCCAGCAAAAGAAGGGGAAGAACAAAAAGAAGGACAAGAAGAAAACCGTGCCCGATGAGGAGCTACGAAATAAGGACGACAAACTGGTCACGTGTTTGTACTATTCGCTCGTTTGCTGGGATTGCTCTATCTCATAA
- the LOC120431061 gene encoding uncharacterized protein LOC120431061 isoform X1 produces the protein MSSSSKGKSSGGLRILWIPGRKKHNRKGVYNPTKSGIPQYQANQQRKTEPWSLGGTMNHTKIINARFFFRDLHDNLDVGMATASGAMSLAAMASNSKTIVTTMPEGECSGASSSTVDPATATAETASCSGERIELVVLNDLNGDINKRDIPTGNQFDQLELIDECDEKDRNYSNAESSSSLLSSKDNDSHRQMDDYMHNSATLAIGEARRRRRRNSYNNSKKNSCENLDSIDHLNDQNESDVDDAGDSVDAVKINGARSANEPRLDTFRAQQKKGKNKKKDKKKTVPDEELRNKDDKLVTCLYYSLVCWDCSIS, from the exons ATGTCTTCTTCGTCCAAGGGTAAATCTTCGGGCGGTCTGCGGATTCTGTGGATTCCGGGCAGAAAGAAGCACAATCGCAAGGGCGTTTACAACCCAACCAAGAGTGGCATCCCGCAGTACCAGGCCAATCAGCAACGTAAAACGGAACCCTGGTCGCTGGGAGGAACCATGAACCACACCAAGATTATCAACGC GAGATTCTTTTTCAGGGATCTGCACGACAACTTGGACGTGGGCATGGCTACAGCTTCCGGAGCGATGAGCCTTGCCGCGATGGCCTCCAACAGTAAAACGATAGTGACCACCATGCCGGAGGGGGAATGCAGTGGTGCCAGCAGCTCGACAGTCGATCCAGCTACGGCAACGGCAGAAACGGCTTCCTGTAGTGGCGAGAGAATCGAGCTCGTCGTACTCAACGATCTGAACGGTGATATAAATAAG CGAGACATTCCAACGGGCAACCAGTTCGACCAGCTGGAGCTGATAGACGAGTGCGACGAAAAGGATCGAAACTATTCAAACGCGGAATCGTCCTCTTCGCTGCTGTCCTCCAAGGACAACGATAGCCACAGACAAATGGACGACTACATGCACAACTCGGCCACGCTGGCAATCGGAGAAGCTCGTCGGCGGCGGCGTCGCAACAGTTACAACAATTCCAAGAAAAATAGCTGTGAGAACCTCGATTCGATAGACCATTTGAACGATCAAAACGAGAGCGACGTGGACGATGCCGGAGATTCGGTTGACGCGGTCAAAATCAACGGTGCACGATCGGCTAACGAGCCCCGACTGGACACGTTCCGGGCCCAGCAAAAGAAGGGGAAGAACAAAAAGAAGGACAAGAAGAAAACCGTGCCCGATGAGGAGCTACGAAATAAGGACGACAAACTGGTCACGTGTTTGTACTATTCGCTCGTTTGCTGGGATTGCTCTATCTCATAA
- the LOC120431060 gene encoding heparan-alpha-glucosaminide N-acetyltransferase produces MIEYTERYFRGLDLWSLGVDEAFINATVRGSQNYYLYSLSDECERCPYTRVQEIKGGANPPVVNNVFKLGIARKLSLKVLDRNVGKYAFDNESFVCQFSDQNLGEFGVYDIGIEEGNRVTCTLETAKEPVNIYLPLITIALIAAALYVLFKLLQHGVHLVQRSRTPSEPQLSPNSPTISVQATGVPQKTRLRSLDTFRGIAIMLMIFVNSGGGDYWWIEHATWNGLHVADLVFPWFLFIMGVCIPISLRSQLGRNVPRYEILKNVAVRSLKLFLIGLCLNSINGPTVADLRLFGVLQRFGVAYFVVSAIHLYCYQENDQLQHPLARSHADILRLWKHWVVVGTILFVYLLVIFFVPAPNCPSGYFGPGGKHLMLLYPNCTGGITGYIDRQVLGIRHLYQHPTARYMYDAMPFDPEGPFGCLPTLFQVFLGLQCGILILTHTDVTSRVRRMLSWGIVLGLLGGILCGFSKNDGWIPVNKNLWSLSYVMVTASLAYFLLLICYVLIDVKRYWTGNPFLYAGMNAIILYVGHTVFQKMLPWHWRIGHMNTHFMLTLEALWNSVLWNIIAYYLYKRKLFYSL; encoded by the exons ATGATTGAATACACCGAGCGCTATTTCCGTGGCCTCGACCTGTGGTCGTTGGGGGTGGACGAAGCTTTCATCAACGCGACCGTGCGTGGGTCCCAGAATTACTATCTCTATTCACTGTCCGATGAATGCGAGCGG TGCCCCTACACTAGAGTGCAGGAAATCAAGGGTGGTGCCAATCCACCGGTGGTAAACAACGTGTTTAAACTGGGCATCGCTCGAAAGCTGAGCCTAAAAGTGCTTGACCGCAATGTCGGCAAATATGCGTTTGATAACGA ATCTTTTGTATGTCAATTTAGTGACCAGAATTTGGGCGAATTTGGAGTGTATGATATTGGCATAGAAGAGGGTAACAGAGTGACCTGCACACTTGAAACTGCCAAAGAACCGGTTAATATTTATTTAC CCCTCATAACGATCGCCCTGATTGCCGCTGCCCTGTACGTGCTGTTCAAACTGTTGCAACATGGTGTCCACTTGGTCCAACGATCTCGGACCCCCTCGGAACCGCAGCTCAGCCCGAACAGTCCGACCATCAGCGTACAGGCCACAGGCGTACCGCAGAAAACCCGCCTGCGAAGTTTAGACACGTTCCGAGGGATTGCGATCATGCTGATGATCTTTGTCAACAGCGGCGGTGGTGACTACTGGTGGATCGAACATGCGACCTGGAACGGACTTCACGTGGCCGATTTGGTTTTTCCCTGGTTCCTGTTCATCATGGGCGTGTGCATTCCCATTTCGCTGCGATCGCAACTTGGTAGAAACGTCCCGCGGTACGAGATTCTGAAGAATGTCGCTGTT AGATCTCTCAAGCTGTTTCTGATTGGATTGTGTCTCAACTCGATCAACGGTCCCACCGTGGCGGATCTTCGCCTTTTTGGAGTTTTACAACGATTCGGAGTGGCGTACTTTGTTGTCTCCGCCATCCACTTGTACTGCTATCAGGAAAATGATCAACTCCAACATCCACTGGCAAGAAGCCATGCGGACATTTTGCGACTCTGGAAGCACTGGGTTGTCGTTGGCACTATCTTATTTGTATATCTTCTGGTGATATTTTTCGTTCCGGCACCAAATTGTCCAAG CGGTTACTTTGGCCCCGGTGGTAAGCATCTAATGCTACTGTATCCCAACTGTACGGGTGGCATAACCGGATACATAGACCGACAAGTCCTCGGCATAAGACACCTGTATCAGCACCCTACGGCACGGTACATGTACGACGCGATGCCCTTTGATCCGGAAGGACCTTTCGGATGTCTACCGACATTATTCCAGGTATTCCTTGGTCTTCAGTGTGGCATTCTCATCCTAACCCACACCGACGTGACGAGTCGCGTTCGAAGGATGTTGTCTTGGGGAATCGTCCTCGGCCTGCTAGGTGGAATTCTGTGCGGGTTCAGCAAAAACGACGGATGGATTCCGGTCAACAAGAATCTCTGGTCCCTGTCGTACGTTATGGTTACAGCTTCACTTGCGTACTTCCTTCTGCTCATATGTTACGTACTGATTGACGTCAAGCGATACTGGACCGGAAATCCGTTCCTGTATGCCGGAATGAATGCGATCATTTTGTACGTAGGTCACACCGTGTTCCAAAAAATGTTACCGTGGCACTGGAGAATTGGCCACATGAATACTCACTTTATGTTAACGCTGGAGGCACTTTGGAATAGCGTGCTTTGGAACATAATTGCTTATTATTTGTACAAGAGGAAATTATTCTATAGTTTATAA